The genomic interval AATAGATCATCGGCTTGTCATAGACCGGCAGCAATTGTTTGCTGATCGCGGCCGTCAAAGGCATCAGTCGCGTCCCACTGCCTCCCGCAAGGATAATGCCCTTCATCGTTTCGCCTCGCCAAGTCGTTGGAGCTGATAACTGCCGTCCAGGATTCGTTGCCACCAGTCGCGATGCTCCAAGTACCACCGGACGGTCGCGCGCAAGCCAGAGTCTAAATCGTGTTTCGGGGTCCAGCCCAGTTCGGTCTCGATCTTGGTCGTGTCGACAGAGTATCGCAGGTCGTGGCCCGGACGATCGGCGACGAAGGTGATCAAATCCGAGTATCGTTCGTCTTGCGAGCGAGGATGCATTTCGTCCATGATTTGACAAAGCATTCGTACCAAGTCCAAGTTGCGTTGCTCGCTGCGACCACCGATGTTGTAGGTTTCTCCCGGTGTTCCTTTTTCGAGTACCGTCATCAACGCGGCGACGTGGTCTTGGACATGCAACCAATCTCGCACGTTTTCGCCGGTACCGTAGACGGGCAACGCCTCTTCGTTCAAGCACTTGATGATCATCAACGGCAACAGCTTCTCCGGAAACTGATACGGACCGTAGTTGTTGGAGCAGTTGGTGACGATGACGGGTAATCCGTAGGTCGAGTGCCACGATCTGGCCAAATGATCCGACGCCGCTTTGGTCGCCGAGTAAGGCGAATGCGGATCGTAGGCACTGGTTTCGTTGAACGTCCCCGTTCGCCCCAGCGATCCATAAACTTCGTCGGTCGAAACATGAACGAACCGAAAACCGCGACGTCGCGGCGGACTCAAACCATCAAGATATCGCTGGCTCGCGTCGAGCAAGTTGAAAGTGCCGACAACATTGGTTTGTATGAATGGCGCGGGACCGTCGATCGAGCGATCCACGTGCGACTCGGCGGCCAAATGAATGACCGCATCCGGCTGTGTCTCCTCCAGAACTTCACGGACCACTGCCGCGTCCGCGATGTCGGCTTGAACAAATCGGTAGCGTGGCGATGTCGCCACGTCGACCAGCGAGTCAAGGTTTCCCGCATAGGTAAGCTTGTCCAAGTTGACGACGGAATGATCCGTGGCCGAAATCAAATGTCGAACGAGGTTCGATCCGATGAAGCCAGCCCCGCCGGTAATGATTAGCTTCATGAAGGTCCGATGCTCGCTTTTCGCGTGATGGATGCGGGAAACAGCTCAATGAGAAAATAGTGTCCCTGCTCCGCCGCGTCCAGCAACGCCAGCAGTCGCTCAGAGACAGCACCGCAAACAGCCTCTCAGAAAGCGTCTCGCAGGGGGTTCTGATCCCTGGAGGCCCCCAAGAATCCCATCTCGACAATTCCCCGCGGCATCGCTTCAATGTTGCGTCCCAACCAGCCGAACGACTCTTCAGAGCCTGGACCAACCACTCACTATAAATCCCTACTTATTGAGAGCCTGCCAAAATGTTAGCCAAAGAAGTCAAAACCGGAGCGGTGGTGGTCCACGAGGGAAACCCCGTGATGATCCAGGACATCTCGGTTCAATCTCCATCAGCTCGCGGTGCAGCGACATTGTACAAGTTTCGAGCACGAAACGTGGTCACTCGTAACAAAGTCGATATCACGATGAAGGGCACCGATGTGTTGCAGGAAGCCGACTTTTCTCGACGCGATGTCCAGTATCTGTACTCGGACCCCGAAAACATTTACTTGATGGACAAAGAAGATTTCCAGCAGTACGAGTTGTCACTGGAAGACGTCGAAGAGCAAATGCCGTACATCACGGAAGGGCTCGAGGGCATGCGGGCGCTGATCTACAACGACGCATGCGTGGGGCTGGATGTTCCGGCATCCGTTGAACTGGTCATCACCCAATGTGACCCGGGCGTGAAAGGAAACTCCGCGACTTCACGCAGCAAGCCCGCGACGCTGGAAACCGGACTGGTGATTCAAGTTCCAGAGCACATCAAAGAAGGCGAGCGGGTCAAAGTCGACACACGCACCGGTCACTTTCTATCGCGTGCATGACCCAATCAGCTCGACAAGCGTCGCCGCCCAGATTGTTTGCTAGCGTTTCATGAGCGAGCGAACATCAAAAGGTTCCAACTTTGCCGATTGTTTCGATTTTGGCGTTGTTTCGCTGGTCCCAATCGGGTTTACATGACGATGAATCCCAATCGTGAAATGCACTTTCACATTGGGGTTCACCGGCAATAGAATCCGCAGGACGGGATACGACATGGAAATCGCCTGCCACCCGTTTCTGCGACGGTCATCGAACATGGAAGAAAAAGAGCGATGCGCACCTTGATGATTCTTGCTGTATTGGTCGGCGTCGCGTTCATGGCTGGATGGTTCACCATCAATCGCGGCGATGGTCAAACGACGATCACCATCAACCGCAATGAAATCAAGAACGACACACGGGCTGCGATCACGAAAGGGCGTGAGTACCTCAATCGCGATGGGCAGCCGATGCAGTCGCAGCCAGCAGACGCATATCCCCAGTACCCTTCGCCCAACTACTCCGATTACCAACAAACCGGCTATGGTGCCAATCAACCCTATGGCAGCCAGCCATACGGAAACCAGCCGGTGTCGACTCAGCCATACGGCAACAATGCACCAACCTACGGCGCACAACCGTATGGCACGCAGACCTACGGCGCACAACCCTACGGTAGTCAGGCATACGGTTCGCAGACCTACGGTACTCAGGATTACAGTACTCAGACCTACGGTACTCAGGATTACAGTACTCAGGACTACGGTACGCAAGCTTACAACGGATACGGCTCGCCAGCAGGAACACAGTCCAACCAGGGTTTCAGTGTCCAACCTGCATCCGCCCAGCGTCCCTCCACTGTGAATCCGCAGTACAATGTGCCCACTGGATACGGCAACAGCGCCAGCCAATTCTGACGACGTCCCCACGTAGAAGCGTCTCTCCGAGACGCTAACCCAGCGAGCAAGGCGAGCCGTCCACGCTGGACCGCACGATGGATGCCTGCACATCCTGTTTCTCCATCGACCGCATTTTGATGGATCCCGATTCACGACACATGTGATTTGATCGTGTCAGTGCACTTCCGAACCATTGATGAACTACAATCCTTTGTCGAGATGATCCGCGAGGACAATCACGAGACTTTGGGTCAGTGGTCCGCGGCGCAGAACTTTGCGCATCTTGCAGGGGCGTTCGAGGGTTCGATGCAGCAACTTCCCGCTGGCTACCCCAGAATCGTTCGGATCATGTTGAGGCCTTTCAGGTCGATCGTTACCAAGTACCGATTTCCCCCTTGGCTTCCCATTCCTGCGGCGATCAAACATCGACTTGAGCCTCCCGTCGATGCCTTGTTCGACGAACAGAAGTCGCGATTGCTAGACTCGATTCGAGAATTCTGTTCCCATGACTCTGAGCATCCACCTCACCCAGTGCTTGGAAGACTGACGCGAGACGAGTGGATCGGATTCCATCTACGACATTCTGCTCACCACCTCTCATTCATCCGCATCAAGGAGTGAGATCTCAAAAACGCTAGGCCTGATTGATTTGATGACTCGTTTGATTTGTCCGTCGTCGCAAACTACTGCTCGATACGGTACAGCGCTTTCTCTGTTCGAATCAGGATGGCATTGCCGATCACGGCGGGAGAGGCGAGCGTTCTCTCCTGCAGATCATTTCTGGCGACTTGCTGGAACTCGTCGCCCGGTTTCACCACGGTTGTCATTCCTTCCTCGTCCACAAAATACAGGTGCCCACCCGCATAGACCGGTGATGCAGAGAATCCGCCGCCCAATCGCTCGCGATAAACCAAGTCTCCCGTCTCGCCATCAACGCTACTGAGAATTCCATTGTCACTGACGAAGTAGATGGCGCCGTCAACGGCGATCATCGACGGAGTCTTGGGAACATTTCGGTCGGTCTGCCAGTCCACATGTGTTTCGGTCACGATACCTTTCCCGGTCGGCCGGATGGCCAAGAGCGATGCGTTGTCAAAGCTGGTGGACACGTACACCCGTCCATCGTCAAAGATCGGTTGCGGAACGACCGAATATCCCGTGTAACGAACATCCCAGATCGTCTCACCGGTGGCAGGATCCAACGCCAAAACACAATCGCTGCCGGGCGCAACGACTTGCGTTCGACCCTCGACTTCGATCACACATGGCGTACAAAACGAAAACGTCTTCTTCGCATCGACCGGCCGCCGGACTTGCCAAACCAGTTCGCCCGTCGCCGCATCCAACGCGACGATCTTGGGTTCCTTGTCACCATCGCAGGTGAAAATCAACCGGTCACCGACCAAAACGGGAGTTCCCCCATTGCCGTGCGTCGGTTTGAACTTCAAGTCACGGTTCGTCCAAAGGATTTTTCCGGTGCGATCGCAACACGCTGTGCCTTGGTAGCCGAAGTGCACGTAGACACGATCATCTGTCACGATCGGCGTCGGACTTGCGTGGCTGTTCTTTTTGTGAATCTTTGCATCACCCGACTGTCGCATCAACGCGATGCTGGATACCAGCTTCCCCGTTTCAAAATCAACGATCAACAGCGACAAGTCGAACTGGTCTGCTTCGTCGGTTGGGATGGCTGCCGACAAATAGACTTTGCCGCCACTGGCCACGGGCGTCGACCAGCCTTCCCCGGGCAGCTCGGACCTCCACGCAATGTTCTGCCCCGTCGACCATTGCGTCGGTGGATTCGAGTCCGACGGAGCGTACCCGTTTTCCGTCGGTCCTCGAAACTTTCGCCACTCCGGCTCGGTCGCCACCGCGAACGGTCTCGACGCGGAGCATGCCAGAATCAAGAACGTGCCAGTCAGCATACGAGCGACAATGGTGGGCACCGACATTGGGGATTTCGGGGGCTGGGAGGTGGGAATGCTTGGAATCGTGCGGTGGACAATGCACTCGGGTATCTTAACAGAAACAGATCTTGATCCGAATCACGGGCAATTTCCATCTCAAATCAATTATCCACGACCGATTCGGTACCCATTGCTGATGCGTCCGAGCCGAGACGACGCCGGCGTTTTCGTTTCAGCATGAAGACCCTGCTAGCCGCGTTCTTGGGTATCAGTGTCATCGTGGGGATCGGCGTCACCCGGCTGCGTGACCATTTGAATCGCCGCGAAAGAATGGTGCCCGTGGCGTTTGACATCCAGACAGGAATGAACATTCGTTGGTCCGCCCAATCTGGTTCCACATCGTTTTCAAGCCCCGTTTTTCATCGGGGAAAAGTTTTCATCGGGACGAACAACACGACCGGTTATCTGCCACGCTATCCATCGATCGTGGACCTTGGCGTTTTGCTTTGTTTTGATGCGTCCGATGGCAGTCTACTTTGGCAAGCCTCCAGTGAGAAACTGTCTACCGGACGAGTTCATGATTGGCCTCTGCAAGGAATCGTTAGCACACCTGCGGTACAAGATGATCGATTGTGGTATTTGACCAACCGATGTGAGTTGGCGTGTTTGGACACGCAAGGATTCTACGACCAAGAAGATGACGGAGTGCCTTTGTCAGCAGATGTGGCTCTCTCCATCAAAGAGGCCGATGTTGTCTGGAAGCTAGACTTGATGAAGGAGCTCGACGTCAATCCCCACAATGCCAGCGCCAGTTCGCCCGTTGTCGCCGACGGGCGAGTCTTCGTCGTCACCGGCAATGGGCTCTCATCAGATCACGTCACCAATGCATCAGTGGATGCTCCAAGTTTCATCGCCGTCGATGCCGCGACAGGCGCCTTGATTTGGTCTGACGATTCACCATCGCCCAACATACTGCATGGCCAATGGGGCTCGCCGACCTATGGTGTTTTTCAAGGCGTGCCACAGGTCATCTTCCCCGGTGGCGACGGTTGGCTATACAGCTTTGATCCAGCGGGAAACCCAGATGGCACTGGCAAGTTGTTGTGGAAGTTTGACTGCAACCCCAAGGATTCCGTCTGGTTATTGGGCGGACGTGGAACTCGAAACAACTTGCTCGCACGTCCGACGGT from Stieleria varia carries:
- a CDS encoding PQQ-binding-like beta-propeller repeat protein, encoding MSVPTIVARMLTGTFLILACSASRPFAVATEPEWRKFRGPTENGYAPSDSNPPTQWSTGQNIAWRSELPGEGWSTPVASGGKVYLSAAIPTDEADQFDLSLLIVDFETGKLVSSIALMRQSGDAKIHKKNSHASPTPIVTDDRVYVHFGYQGTACCDRTGKILWTNRDLKFKPTHGNGGTPVLVGDRLIFTCDGDKEPKIVALDAATGELVWQVRRPVDAKKTFSFCTPCVIEVEGRTQVVAPGSDCVLALDPATGETIWDVRYTGYSVVPQPIFDDGRVYVSTSFDNASLLAIRPTGKGIVTETHVDWQTDRNVPKTPSMIAVDGAIYFVSDNGILSSVDGETGDLVYRERLGGGFSASPVYAGGHLYFVDEEGMTTVVKPGDEFQQVARNDLQERTLASPAVIGNAILIRTEKALYRIEQ
- a CDS encoding PQQ-binding-like beta-propeller repeat protein is translated as MKTLLAAFLGISVIVGIGVTRLRDHLNRRERMVPVAFDIQTGMNIRWSAQSGSTSFSSPVFHRGKVFIGTNNTTGYLPRYPSIVDLGVLLCFDASDGSLLWQASSEKLSTGRVHDWPLQGIVSTPAVQDDRLWYLTNRCELACLDTQGFYDQEDDGVPLSADVALSIKEADVVWKLDLMKELDVNPHNASASSPVVADGRVFVVTGNGLSSDHVTNASVDAPSFIAVDAATGALIWSDDSPSPNILHGQWGSPTYGVFQGVPQVIFPGGDGWLYSFDPAGNPDGTGKLLWKFDCNPKDSVWLLGGRGTRNNLLARPTVHDGLVYVTVGQDPEHGDGVGHVWCIDPNKSGDVSTELVFHSASPQQPIAHKRVQACDAKAGDFTQPNRNSAMVWHYTGMDLDGDGEIADSESMHRTLSQVAIEGELAFFTDTYGLIHCVDRRTGRGHWQYDLLASTWSTPVISADHVIVTDEDGAVSAFALSADPTIAMPGGNPLSISHLDSSGYATPTINNGVLYILSSKKLYAISD
- the rfbB gene encoding dTDP-glucose 4,6-dehydratase gives rise to the protein MKLIITGGAGFIGSNLVRHLISATDHSVVNLDKLTYAGNLDSLVDVATSPRYRFVQADIADAAVVREVLEETQPDAVIHLAAESHVDRSIDGPAPFIQTNVVGTFNLLDASQRYLDGLSPPRRRGFRFVHVSTDEVYGSLGRTGTFNETSAYDPHSPYSATKAASDHLARSWHSTYGLPVIVTNCSNNYGPYQFPEKLLPLMIIKCLNEEALPVYGTGENVRDWLHVQDHVAALMTVLEKGTPGETYNIGGRSEQRNLDLVRMLCQIMDEMHPRSQDERYSDLITFVADRPGHDLRYSVDTTKIETELGWTPKHDLDSGLRATVRWYLEHRDWWQRILDGSYQLQRLGEAKR
- a CDS encoding DUF1569 domain-containing protein, which encodes MSVHFRTIDELQSFVEMIREDNHETLGQWSAAQNFAHLAGAFEGSMQQLPAGYPRIVRIMLRPFRSIVTKYRFPPWLPIPAAIKHRLEPPVDALFDEQKSRLLDSIREFCSHDSEHPPHPVLGRLTRDEWIGFHLRHSAHHLSFIRIKE
- a CDS encoding elongation factor P-like protein EfpL → MLAKEVKTGAVVVHEGNPVMIQDISVQSPSARGAATLYKFRARNVVTRNKVDITMKGTDVLQEADFSRRDVQYLYSDPENIYLMDKEDFQQYELSLEDVEEQMPYITEGLEGMRALIYNDACVGLDVPASVELVITQCDPGVKGNSATSRSKPATLETGLVIQVPEHIKEGERVKVDTRTGHFLSRA